ACTCGACCAGACCAAGTCATTATTTGTCGATAAATGGTACCAACGGGATGTTGAGCAATTGCGATTCGTCGCATAATAAAGGCGCAGTTGGTCATTATAACACCACAGTGTCTCTTGAAAGAAGAGCTGACgaaaataattcaacaacagGTGGGTTATTCTCCCTGACTTCATCGTCTACATTCATATTTACTACATCTTCGTCGTCTTCTTCTACATCCCAACAATCAAGTTCAACTCCACAATCAACATCTACCAGCTCATTTGTTGCGACAACTTCATCGTTCCAACAGGTATCATCAGAGACTTCAACTCCCGACACAAGCACCGAGTTTTCTACTAGTTCATTTTCTGAGGCTCCTACTACCTCGTCAACTAGTTCTACATCACAATTTAGTAGCTCGCCCGAGGAAACTCGTAGCACCCCGACTAGTACTTCTTCCAcgtcatcatcgtcatcatctACATCAAGTCCTGCAACAACATCAGTTTCTCAACAGGTGACCACATTCAGCTCTGTTGATAATGGAAAGACTGTTGTTGTGACGAGAACGTCTGTGATCTCAAGTCTGCCAACAGcctccaacaacaacaacaacaataagaaCAGTGATAACGGAGGTGGTTTATCCCATACAAACAGGATTGTTGTGGGTGTGGTTGTTGGGGTCGGTGGCTCTATATTACTTGGTTTGTTGGCCGTTTTATTTTACTTGAGAAAGAGAAACAACCGTGATTATGAAGGTGGCTGGACTTTCTGGAGAAAGAATGAGAAATTGGGAAGTGATGAGTTTTTCAATGGCGAATTGGGGGTCAGAGACAGAAACATTAATCAAGgatcaaatttttaaacaagGCTTATTTGGATgagggtttttttttatatgtATTTTGTAgttgaatttaaatttttgtaCCTCAAAATCttctaatttaattttaataaaagtAACGCTGAAGAGTTTTggtagaaaaaaaaaaaaaaattttggaGCCTCAACGCGTCTAACATCTCCTACCCAAGGCAAAATGTCAGAGTACTCGGTATATCAACAGTTGAATGAAGATTCACATGCAACTAAATATACTTATAAATTACTACAGCTACCATCAAAGATCTTAAACCAACTTGAATCAAACACAGCTAACTTGTACATAAAATCCGATATCAATTCCCTAGCATTATGCACTGATTCAGAAACGTTCAAGTTGAGACAAATGAATCATTCCAATACAGTCTTGCTATTGAATAAAGAGCCTGATAGTAAGTTAATTGGGTTTCAGAAAACCAGTTACGAATATGAATTAACAGAAATCAAGGGCTCGATTGATACGTCCAATATTCCTATCTTCAATGGACGGACAGTACCGCAACGTATTGATTTGCAAGCATTAAAAGATAATTCGATTTGTTCATATCAAGAGTTTTTATCAAACTGGTACGAGTTGGGAGGTTGTGAAATTGATCATGGGGCATATATCATGAGTGCAGACATTCTTACTGAACTATTGTATTTGTTAATCACCAAATTGATGAGCTTACAGGTACATGAGTTTTCTTGGGAGGACGTTTCATCCATCATCGCGCCCCCTTATAATGACTCGATGTTGACATCAATCATACACAAGTTTTGTACTCTGGAGAATGAGAAATATCACttgaatgatttgaaaatcaCCCAGTGGTTTGGTATTGTGGAGATGTCGAAAATCAATCATAAAATGACCGATATCTCGGAGTTCCtattgaattggaaaacTAGCTTGCCGTCATTCTATAATCCTCCATTGGATCTCAGTCAGTTGACCGGCTATTACTGCTCGCCAATTGAACACAAAATATTGTATGTTGACCCCGAATCCTTATCAGAAAACTTGAGTCAACGATTCAAagaattgtttgaattaGATAAAAGCTGGAATTATGATGAGTTTATTCCATTCATTTCAAAGTTTGTTCCTGCTGGTAAGAAGGTCGACTCGATTATTTTGAAGTATggcaagaagaagaaagtcGGGAAGAATAGGTTTGTAGTCTGTCCTAGATAAGAATGTGTAGGTGTAATCAACTCTTGGTGCATTtccagaaaaaaaaaaaaaaaaaaaaaaagactggtgaaaaattttctttttaactGAATACGTCTCTAATCATATGTCCGACTCAACATTTTTTACATCATTGATTGTATGTAAGATTATTCGTTTTTAGTTTACGTGTTCACCATTACTAACATCTCAGAGTGGTGCTTGTGCTGGGATCGCAACAGATATAGTGTTTTTCCCCATTGACACTATCAAAACAAGATTACAAGCTAAAGGAGGCTTTTTCGCAAACGGTGGGTACCATGGTATTTATCGTGGGTTAGGATCGTGTGTTGTTGCGTCAGCACCTCTGGCCTCGTTATTCTTTATTACGTATGATGCATTGAAAAGAGATTTGCAGCCCGTGGTAAGTTCGCCAGGGGTTAGACATATGATTGCAGCATCTATGGGGGAGATTGCTGCATGTATAGTTCGTGTTCCCGCTGAGGTGATTAAGCAACGTACACAGGCATCTCATATGGGTAACCAAACATCGTGGAGTAATTTGTTACACATTTTGAGAAACTCAAACAACGAAGGGGTGTTGAAAGGATTGTACCGTGGTTGGAATAGTACCATAATGAGAGAGATCCCATTCACTGTGATTCAGTTCCCGTTATATGAATACTTGAAAGTGAAATGGCCACAGAATGTACATCAAGGGTTTAAAGGTGCTGTGTGCGGAATGATTGCTGGTGGTGTTGCTGCTGCATTGACTACACCGCTTGATGTGataaaaacaagaataatGTTACATAAAGATAGAATAAACACTAGAAGTTTGGTAAAGCATTTGATTCGTGAAGAAGGCCTTGTGGTGTTGTTCAATGGGATAGTTCCTCGAACTTGTTGGATAAGTTGTGGCGGCGCTATATTCTTGGGCTGTTACGAACTCGTCCACGCGGAATTGACAAAGAAATTATAGAACGAAATAGTTTGTATAGAATGGtgggtatttttttttttttggtacaAAGTACACGTCTGCATGTCATTTATTACCCCCGTTTTAATTActaagtaaaaaaaaaaaattaaaaaaaaaaaacttccatcacttctttttctttacaGCAATATGTATAAATCGATTATTAGGACGACCGGTAAGTTTGGAAAAACTGCTTCTGGTCGTACTTTTGTCACTACCTTACCTAAACCATTGGCTACCAGCACATCGCCAGGGATAACTGCCGCAAATAAAACATCGAACCCGAAAACAGGAGAATTACATGTATCTACACCAGTCGACACGGCAAAGATCTCCATTGAACCACCAGAAGGATCGAATATATCCTTGAAGTCTGCATCTCGGGATGCGTCGTTGTTTGGAACACGTCCAATTTATTTGGATGTTCAAGCCACAACCCCTGTTGATCCCAGGGTTTTAGATAAGATGCTTGAATTCTACACTGGATTATATGGTAACCCACATTCATCGACCCATGCATATGGCTGGGAAACCGATAAGGAAGTTGAAAGGGCAAGAGGGTATATTGCTGATGTGATAAATGCTGATCCCAAGGAGATCATATTCACCAGTGGTGCCACAGAAACCAATAATATGGCAATTAAAGGTGTGCCACGTTtctacaaaaaaacaaagaaacaTATCATCACCACCCAAACTGAGCACAAGTGTGTTTTGGATAGTGCCAGACACATGCAGGATGAAGGGTTTGAGGTTACATATTTGCCTGTTAATTCAGAAGGGTTAATTAACTTGGACGATTTGAAGAATGCAATTAGAAAGGATACTGTTTTGGTTTCTGTTATGGCTGTCAACAATGAAATTGGTGTTATCCAGCCGTTGAAGGAGATTGGTAAGATATGTCGTGAGAACAAAGTGTTTTTCCACACCGATGCTGCTCAGGCGTATGGTAAGATTCCTATTGATGTTAACGAGATGAATATTGACTTGTTGTCTATTTCGTCACACAAAATCTACGGTCCAAAAGGTATTGGTGCCTGTTATGTCAGAAGAAGACCAAGAGTGAGATTGGATCCAATAATCACTGGTGGTGGTCAAGAGAGGGGTTTACGTTCAGGTACGTTGGCGCCTCCATTAGTTGCAGGGTTTGGCGAAGCCGCAAGGTTAATGAAGCAAGAGTTGCAGTTTGACAAAAGACATATCGAGAAGTTATCGTCTAAATTGAAGAATGGGTTGTTGTCGATTCCATCTACACAGTTCAATGGATGCAACAACCCGAATTCGCAATACCCTGGGTGTGTCAATGTATCTTTTGCATACATTGAAGGTGAGTCTTTGTTAATGGCTTTGAAAGATATTGCTTTGAGTTCTGGTTCAGCATGTACTTCGGCATCGTTGGAGCCATCCTATGTCTTGCATGCATTGGGGGCTGATGATGCGTTGGCGCATTCTTCAATTAGATTTGGTATTGGCAGATTTACGACTGAGGCCGAGGTCGATTATGTCATCCAAGCAATTAACGAAAGAGTTGACTTTTTAAGAAAGATGTCGCCGTTATGGGAAATGGTTCAAGAaggtattgatttgaatacAATTGAATGGAGTGGTCATTAGGTGGTTATTGTAGGTGTTATTTAGCATGTATAGAAagaatttgttttgaataattatttcGCCTGTACCGGCGCGCGAGCGGAAGGTTATGCTTATGCTATTCTGGTGGCccttttattttatttttttttttttttttttttccgaCAAATGTTTTTTATCAGCCCCCCTCCCATGAAAAGTTccctttttcttcatctttttcttctttaaccattattcattaaaatGTCTGTTAAAACCAAAACTATCACAGTCTTGCCTGGTGACCATGTCGGTACTGAAATTGTCGCTGAGGCAATCAAAGTGTTGAAAGCAATTGAAGCATCCACTCCATATCAGAAAATccattttgatttcaaacaCCACTTGATTGGTGGTGCTGCAATTGATGCCACTGGTGTCCCACTTCCTGATGATGCTCTTGAAAGTGCCAAATCGTCCGATGCAGTTTTGTTGGGTGCTGTTGGTGGACCCAAATGGGGCACTGGTGCTGTTCGTCCGGAGCAAGGGTTATTGAAAATCCGTAAGGAGTTGAACCTTTATGCCAACATCAGACCATGTAATTTTGCCAGTGACTCGTTGTTGGAATTGTCTCCGTTAAAAGCTGAAGTGGTAAAGGGGaccaatttgattattgttcGTGAGTTGGTCGGTGGTATATACTTTGGAGAACGTCAAGAACAAGACGAAAGCGACGATAAAAAAACTGCTTGGGATACAGAAAAGTATACTGTTGATGAAGTCACTCGTATCACCCGTATGGCAGCGTTTATGGCCTTGCAACATAACCCACCATTGCCAATATGGTCTTTGGATAAAGCTAACGTGTTGGCATCGTCGAGATTATGGAGAAAGACTGTTGATAAAGTGATTTCTGAAGAGTTTCCGGAATTGTCTGTGCAACATCAGTTGATTGATTCTGCTGCGATGATTTTGATCCAGAACCCAACGAAATTGAACGGTATTATCATTACATCCAACATGTTTGGTGATATCATTTCCGATGAGGCGTCAGTTATTCCTGGATCTTTGGGGCTATTGCCATCTGCTTCGTTGGCTTCGTTACCAGATACCAACACTGCATTTGGTCTTTACGAGCCTTGCCATGGATCTGCACCCGATTTGCCAGCTAATAAGGTGAACCCAATCGCTACAATCTTGTCTGCCGCTTCTATGTTGAGGTTATCGTTGGATTGTGTTAAGGAAGCTGAGGCATTGGAGGAAGCTGTCAAGCAGGTTTTGGATAGTGGAGTTAGAACAGCAGATTTGAGAGGTACTAGTTCTACAACAGAGGTTGGTGATGCAATAGCCGAAACAGTTGctaaaattttaaaacaaaaacataGTTAGTTAGATTTCAAATACACCAAAGTCGACAGACTTCTCTAAATATGCACATAACCGAGTTACCGAGTCATCGTTGACCAAAGGCTGTTTATGTCTGGTGGACGTAATGGTGGCCTCACTCGATTCAGATTGACTTGGTACTCTTATATGATTTGGCTCTTCGTTAGGCGAAAAAAACTCTTCGTCATCGCTACTGCTTGTCAATGTTATAGCGCTAGTGTTGCAGGGAGCAGGAGGAGGTGCAGCATTTCCAAATTCGGTGTCGATAAAGTGACTGAATTCATTTGTCATTTCCGAAACCGTCATAGAAACAGCTGAATCATCACGTGTAATTTGTGGTGGCGGGgcaaatactttttttgaaaaagctCTAATGGTAGGCTTTGTTGTTCTAATAGTCTTTGGGTTAGAATCGTCTGGTTTCTTTGATGGGTAGCgttctatttttttggatttgaataaattcgaaacatcaacaacacgATTTGCCACTTCCTCGTCAAACTTTTTGGGAGGTTGTTCATTTGTTCTTATTGAACTTTCTCTGCTGATACTAATGCTCTCCCAATTGGGCGAAGAATcgaatttattttttccaattggCAAAAGCTTATAATTGCTAGTATTTCCGGATCTTTTTTCAAGATGAATTCTATTGCTATCAATGGTTGCAATCCTTTTGATAGTAGATGCTGATTTTGGAATAACAGGATCGTTTACTACTGGGAATTGGAAGTTGGGCAGGACGTCGACGGAAGGTGCCGAGGTAGTTATTGTTGTGCGATCATCTGGTGACTCGATTTCGTAATGCATCACCGTGGTATCTTGCGCAACTCTGCGTAAGGTAGGAATTGGGTTTAAAGTATTTGTGTATTCAATCTTGTCACCACGCGGAATAAACGTGTTGGATATGTCTCGTTTAAGTGTAGTATCCGGGGTaccttttttcaatatgtCACAGATCGACCTTCTTCTGCGTATCGGTGGACTTACCTTGTTGTCCAAAGGCGTATTAACGATTGTAATTGGTTCTGAAGGATACTTGTCATGTTTAGGTGTAAATTTCACTTCATCCAACGTTGTTGCTTCGCTTCGACTCGGAacgtcatcatcaacaacaaatttaaGTTGATCGGCGTTGGCTTTAATTAGACAACGGGTGATTTTATTATAGGTCAGAAAAATGGTGTTAAAgcaattgaaaactttgTGTTTCAAAAAGTCCAGAAATTCGTTTGCTCTAACAAACTCGTTAATTTGTTCTTGGCTGGGTTTGTTGTATCCTGTAATCTGTATTTTATCCTCGCCAACAAACGAAGCCTGTAATATCAATTGCAAATCTGGACGAGTTTCAAAATACCTTGGGACGTCAAGCTTCATATTTAGGAACAATACAAATGGTGACTGGCTGATTTCGCTTTCATATACTTTATCCTCATGAGCGGTGTAGTAAATGTTTAGGTATCTGTCGTCTGCCTTAAACAAATGGAACGGTGAGAATTTGTGTAGGAGACGAGCTTTGGTGATGAGATCGATTATGGTGTTGGGGGTGGCGTTTTCGCAATGGAATGTTTTACTGAAGTGGGGGATGCCTGACATGGAATGAAATCCGGATGACGATGTGCACAAGAAACGAATAAAATCAGCATTTTCTGGGCCAACAAATGAAGTAGCTAACACTTCATTGATATTGCACCAGGCAGAAACTTCCATCGCTGGGAAACATGACAAATTGGGCAATGGTTTTTCGTTCATCAACGAGTGCATAAGTGCATCTGACACAGAGATCTTTTTTAAATGCAGTTCTTGCAAGTATCCGTTGTTGTCGATTATGTTTATGAATAGAAGGTAGTCGTTGAAAATGACCACCAAGGTGTGTTGTAATTTGAATATGCCAACGACTTTTCGGGAAAGCCACCCGTAGTGCAACTCAGCAGGCCAGTTGGTAGCTAGCTCAGTCAAGATTTTGCCGGTTGGGGTAAAAATTCTTTGCTTGAGGTCAACATGTTCATCTTGTCCGCCAAATGCGTCTATTACCTCCATTGCTGCGGTATAGTAATTGTCTACCATAGTTTCATCCTCATCAAGATTCTcgaaatttttcaactttagTTTCTCGGATTCAATGGCATCATAGAGCCTCTTTAAGATCAATTTAAGTCTAGGTAGTTCTAATAATGATCCTGTGACAATGGAATCGATTTCCCTGACTGAGTATTTAGTGGTGGCTCCAAACTTGCACAATCTCAGATAAAATCCTTTTAGGTTTGCTTCGTGTCTGACATATGGTTTGTAAAAGTACGGCAAAATGTTTGCAACTACTCGTAGGACTTCTAAATAGTTTACTGATTTTGCTTTTAGTAAGGACTCGTTTAAGATGCAGTTGATTCTTGTTATTTCGTCTATTGTCGGAGGGAAAACGTGATTTACTCTTGTTATACCATCTGGTGAATTCAACATGTTTGCTCTCAATGGCGTAATCAAGTTTTGTAGTAAATCGACTAGTTTTGTGGTATAGTTGGTTTGTACAGTCACTAGCTCGTTCACAATAGATGTTATCAACTTTGATTGTGGGACTTTTGTCGGTTGAGGTGTGTACACAAAGTTCATTGTCTCTGGGCTGTATTCCAACAACGGGTCAAATAGGTGGTCCAACTGCTCCCCCAAGAGAAAGACTAGCTGGTTGTTTTCTTCTGAGGTGGTGTTGTATATGACGTCCATTGCGTATGAATTTAGACTATGATCCTGCAAAAGCCCTAGCTGTAACATTTTTTCCCCAAACTCTATTGGTGATTTACCGGAGAGGAGGTTCATATTGCTGGCAAGACATCCGGCATGGGTTTCGTCAAAGTTTGGGAGTTCGGGTAAGTTTCCGTGGTGGTTGAGCAATTTGTTTGAGTTTTTCAAGTTGCTGATGGCTAGTGATCGTCTGACTCTGGATTGCTGGTATTTTAAGTCCAAGTTTTCACAGCTGGGCCAAAACCGTGATCTATGGGTTAGTTGCATATTTTCGTATGTGGATACACCAAATTTGGTTATTGACTTTGTTGAGATATTTTCGTGGTTGCGGTGGACAATTGTTATCACATAGTCAAATAAGATGTCATCAAACCCAGTGAATATTGCTGCTTGGGGGAAAATATCTAGCCACTCATCGACAGTTGTAGATTTGGTGGTGGCATTCTCGGTGTTGTCGAATTGGGAGTGTAGTTGTCTTATTGGAATAGTGGTTATTTCGCTTAGACGCggatttttcatttttagcCCTTCGTTGTAATGATGTGTTTTCATTGAAAAGCTGAATTTGACGATAATTTGAGTTATTAATTTAACTTTGGAAAAAGATCTTGTGCCATTAATATAGTAAAGAGGAACCCTGTGAAACAAgaccaaaacaaaagaaagtgtgtatgcaaaaaaataaaaaaaaaaaaaggttttGGTCTGTTTAGAGTTTACGATACTCGAAGAAGACaaaatgtaaacaaaaCAGTATTATAATATGGTCACGTGCACACTAAATGGATTAAGTAAAACTAAAGATCTACAGCAAAAGCTGGCTGTTACATTGGACTCTGAAACCTTGCTAGAACACCGGAAGTTTAGGTAGCTCGTCTCCGTGTATTTTGTTTCTGGGAAGGTCATTCCCACACCTGCTTAATCTAAAAGAGTTGATATTAAACGATTTTGGTATATCCGGTGTAGGTTTTCTGTTTAATTCTATGAAAAAGCGTGTCCACAAACTTGTGGGGAAAGAGTCAAGCTTCCCATGTTAATGAAAATTGTGGTGCTGGATTATACATTCAATATCTACGTTCTAATGGATATTGATAACCTATAAGAATAGCAGAAATGTGGAAGAATATCGTGTATTGCTACACAAAAGTAGATTTTTTCAGATATGGTCAGGTCAGTATTCTGATataaacataaaaaaagattacaagtaaaaaaaatttcaccACGAGTGttcactttctttttcttcccCAGTCAGAAGACtacaaaatattttacGTTTTCTACTCTTTCCAAACTCTTGTTTCAAAGTTCTATCGACATATACTATCAATTTAGGCTGTATGCTTTGAGTGTTGCAAATACACTTGTCGTGCAAAGTAGCACAAATCCCAACGATTGAGAAGATTTGCTGCTTACTACTACTCACCGAcagaaattatttaaagatttgaaaCTGTTTTTCTACATTAACCGTCAGCAGAGAAGGGTTACACagaatataattaataCAGTAATATTCATActttttattcaataatgtCTTTAAGTCATCCTTTAATAAccaaattaaagaattataaattaattttggGGTCTACCTCACCAAGACGACAagaaatattgaaaacCAATTTAGGAATACAAcattttgaaattcttgGATCTAATTTTGCCGAAAATCTTTCCAAAGATGATAAAAGTCCCTTGCAATATGTTCAATTGACAAGTAAACATAAAGCAGAAGCCATAGTGGAATCTCTAACCAATGATGTTGCTACCAACAATGAGGAAATGGAAACACTTATTCTTACTTGTGATACCATTATAAgttgtaataataaagtttttgaaaaaccaATAACAAAAGAAACACAAAGAcagtttttcaattatttcaagCAATTTCCTGAATTACAAGTGATATCAGCATTGACATtgattaaaataaataaagataattCCACAAGTCAGTTTTCTGATTATGCCATTACCAAATTAAGATTCAAaactgatgatgatgagatTATTAATGCATATATCGAAAGTGAAGAAGGATTGGAAGTTGCAGGTGGGTTCAAATATCAAGAGTTAGGAGgattattgtttgaatCTATCGATGGTGATTATCTAAATGTTGTTGGTTTACCTTTAAAGACATTTGATCTAATAAATAGGAGTATTTAGATATACCGGTGTGCATATAAGTAAGTATAATAGAAATCAGTAAAAAGTTCAATCTGCCTCATCTCTCTCTCTTCAGATGCCTAagaacgaaaaaaaaaaaaaaaaaaaaaaaaaatttcaagcATTCATCATTTGTACTAgtaatatcatcaattacAGACtatcatatatatatatatacatacataATGGCAAAGAAACAAGTTAAATCAAGGGTTACtgaaaaagttgaaaacaaagaaagcATAACAACTCCAAGTGAAAAATCGGTAGAAGATATTGAAGAGGATTTACAATTACCATCTTCatctgatgatgaagaagaagaagacatagagcaagaagaattatctgaagaagaagaagaacaagaagaagataataTAAATGGGTTatctgatgatgatgatgatgatgaagaagacgaagatgaatcaaaaaaaaaacaaatcaaagcTAATAAATCTGGACATTCCGTtaacaaaatcattaaaactTCTGAAGAAACCACTGgtacatcaacaacaactaaaaCTACAAAATCCAAATCCGGCGTCATATATATTGGTAGATTACCATCAGGATTCCAAGAATcagaattgaaaacttATTTTTCACAATTTGGTGATGTGATTAATCTTAAATTAGCTCGTAATAAAAAAACTGGTAAAACTAAACATTATGGATTTATAGAATTTGACTCATTTGAAGTAGCTAAAGTTGCTGCTGAAACCatgaataattatttattatttggtcatttaattaaatgtgaagttgttgaaaaacCTCATGAAGATACTTTTAAACATGGTAATAGAAAATTCAAAGTTATTCCTTGGAAGAAAATTGCTAAAGAAAAACatgaaaaatcaagaacagaagaagaatggAAAGTGTTGATTGcaaaatttgaagaatccaaaaagaaaaagcaagaagaattgaaaagtAAAGGTATTGATTTCGATGTTAGTGCAATATAGATAAGATGATAATGgtagttgttgataataattagtCTATGTTGTAGGGTTCTTGTATCTATGTACGTgcgtgtgtgtgtgtggcTTCCCATTCTTTTTTCTGTATTGGGAAAAGAAATCCGTTGACTTTATAATGTGTACATACTAAACTCTCATGATAAAGCTTAAGGgaagttttgattttgtatCACATGTACTTCTCCTTCTACTCTTCCTGGTGTCTCGTTCCAATGCAAATAATTAATCGTATCATAAAAATCCCTTCACTATATAAatacccaaaaaaagaaaagatgCACACAATAATTGAGGggcggtggtggtggaggagGAGAGGGTCGATAAACCGTTAGTGTGAGTGAATTAGATGCATAAGTAcaatagaaagaaaacacCTATTCTTTCTCTTTAGACGTTTTTCCCGCTTGTGATAAATATAAACCGGGGCATTAACAAATAGTATCAATGGTAATTGGTATTAGAGAACTAAACTGTGAGTGTGATAATGGAACGAGGAATATCCTGTATATAATCCAATAATCCAATAatccatcatcatcatatgAGAATTTAATCGTTTAGAGTaaaattttccaacaaaaaaaaatttccgGTTTTGATTTCCTTTCCATAGTTTAGTTGATTACTATATACATATAGTGgtgtttcttctttagcGTTGCCttataatatttaaattttatatttttgattctttcgttcttcttttttttttttttaaattccACAATTGgatctttcttctttcctTTCTAATTagatcaatttcaatttcaatttcaattttaatttattcttAACTCAACCTTTACCTTACCTCCATCCGCATCCCATCCCTTTCgttatatttataaagtCATGTCTGAAGAATCCGTTACTGTTTACGATTACGAAGAAGTTTCCAAACATAGATCTCATGATGATTTATGGGTCTCCCTTAATGGTAAAGTTTACAATGTCTCCAGTTATATAGATGAACACCCAGGTGGTGAAGAAGTTATTCTTGATGTTGCTGGTGAAGATGCCACTGAAGcttttgatgatattggTCATTCTGATGAAGCCCATGAAATTTTGcaaaaattatatattgGTAATTTGAAAGGTGCTAAGCCAGTTGAAGCTAAACATGCTCAATCTTATGCTACTGAAGATAGTGGTATTAATTTCCCATTGATTGCTGTTGGTGTCTTTTTACTTGCATTTGGTGCTTATTATTACAAAACTAACTTTGCTTAAAACTAAGAATCTTTAAAAAGAGTCCAAAAAAGACAAGCAAGACAAGGATAATTTGATGTTATTATTCAACAAGATCATTTGACTGTTTGGGGTTTTGGATATATGATTTATGATTCGTGAGTCTGTTTTATTtactttattattattaatttttttttctaaataGTCTAGATTTACAATAAGAACTTTGAGAGGGTAATAGAAATAACttgttattttatttgatttgatttgattttcgCTAAATGTAATATTAGTTAGTGAGAGTTTCTGATGTTTTGTAATGAAACAGAGTGTTCAAAGTAGAGTATGTCTATCTACAAGCTAATAGGGGCTTTTACTAGAATTGCAAGAATTGTAGAATGTTTATCCTTGTACTAGTACGTAAGACCATGCTTGTCAGTTTGTTGTCATGTGCTACtattcaatatatatattatgtCTTTTATGCTGTTTGGTTTGTCTTTAAACTTTCATTcgtatttatcaatttagtaatcaaatttttgttgactTTTATTGGATGAAATTC
This sequence is a window from Candida dubliniensis CD36 chromosome 7, complete sequence. Protein-coding genes within it:
- a CDS encoding sister-chromatid cohesion and telomere length maintenance complex subunit, putative (Similar to S. cerevisiae DCC1), producing MSEYSVYQQLNEDSHATKYTYKLLQLPSKILNQLESNTANLYIKSDINSLALCTDSETFKLRQMNHSNTVLLLNKEPDSKLIGFQKTSYEYELTEIKGSIDTSNIPIFNGRTVPQRIDLQALKDNSICSYQEFLSNWYELGGCEIDHGAYIMSADILTELLYLLITKLMSLQVHEFSWEDVSSIIAPPYNDSMLTSIIHKFCTSENEKYHLNDLKITQWFGIVEMSKINHKMTDISEFLLNWKTSLPSFYNPPLDLSQLTGYYCSPIEHKILYVDPESLSENLSQRFKELFELDKSWNYDEFIPFISKFVPAGKKVDSIILKYGKKKKVGKNRFVVCPR
- a CDS encoding S-adenosylmethionine transporter of the mitochondrial inner membrane, putative (Similar to S. cerevisiae PET8;~spliced gene), yielding MSDSTFFTSLISGACAGIATDIVFFPIDTIKTRLQAKGGFFANGGYHGIYRGLGSCVVASAPSASLFFITYDALKRDLQPVVSSPGVRHMIAASMGEIAACIVRVPAEVIKQRTQASHMGNQTSWSNLLHILRNSNNEGVLKGLYRGWNSTIMREIPFTVIQFPLYEYLKVKWPQNVHQGFKGAVCGMIAGGVAAALTTPLDVIKTRIMLHKDRINTRSLVKHLIREEGLVVLFNGIVPRTCWISCGGAIFLGCYELVHAELTKKL
- the NFS1 gene encoding cysteine desulfurase, mitochondrial precursor, putative; translated protein: MYKSIIRTTGKFGKTASGRTFVTTLPKPLATSTSPGITAANKTSNPKTGELHVSTPVDTAKISIEPPEGSNISLKSASRDASLFGTRPIYLDVQATTPVDPRVLDKMLEFYTGLYGNPHSSTHAYGWETDKEVERARGYIADVINADPKEIIFTSGATETNNMAIKGVPRFYKKTKKHIITTQTEHKCVLDSARHMQDEGFEVTYLPVNSEGLINLDDLKNAIRKDTVLVSVMAVNNEIGVIQPLKEIGKICRENKVFFHTDAAQAYGKIPIDVNEMNIDLLSISSHKIYGPKGIGACYVRRRPRVRLDPIITGGGQERGLRSGTLAPPLVAGFGEAARLMKQELQFDKRHIEKLSSKLKNGLLSIPSTQFNGCNNPNSQYPGCVNVSFAYIEGESLLMALKDIALSSGSACTSASLEPSYVLHALGADDALAHSSIRFGIGRFTTEAEVDYVIQAINERVDFLRKMSPLWEMVQEGIDLNTIEWSGH
- the LEU2 gene encoding 3-isopropylmalate dehydrogenase, putative, which encodes MSVKTKTITVLPGDHVGTEIVAEAIKVLKAIEASTPYQKIHFDFKHHLIGGAAIDATGVPLPDDALESAKSSDAVLLGAVGGPKWGTGAVRPEQGLLKIRKELNLYANIRPCNFASDSLLELSPLKAEVVKGTNLIIVRELVGGIYFGERQEQDESDDKKTAWDTEKYTVDEVTRITRMAAFMALQHNPPLPIWSLDKANVLASSRLWRKTVDKVISEEFPELSVQHQLIDSAAMILIQNPTKLNGIIITSNMFGDIISDEASVIPGSLGLLPSASLASLPDTNTAFGLYEPCHGSAPDLPANKVNPIATILSAASMLRLSLDCVKEAEALEEAVKQVLDSGVRTADLRGTSSTTEVGDAIAETVAKILKQKHS